A window from Pseudomonas campi encodes these proteins:
- a CDS encoding LysR family transcriptional regulator, whose product MDRLTAARVFVEVVERGSQTAAAEHLEMSRAMVSRYLGELEDWVGARLLHRTTRKLSLTGLGEQLLPRCRDMLAVADDLHSAGQRASDSPSGTLRITSSQSFAQAWLARAVAAFVERYPGVAVDLQVSSQAVNLVEERIDLAVRISNQLDPNLIARRLATCHSVLCAAPAYLARHGTPQTPQELARHNCLTYAYFGRSLWQFSHAGEPISVPVGGTISANESTVLLEATLAGAGISLQPLYSAAPLLRSGQLQALLPGYAVEALGIHALYGSRRQMLPALRALLDFLVERLAAEPHWDRQLRG is encoded by the coding sequence ATGGATCGACTCACCGCCGCCCGGGTCTTCGTCGAAGTGGTCGAACGTGGCAGCCAGACCGCCGCCGCCGAGCACCTGGAGATGTCGCGGGCGATGGTCTCGCGCTACCTGGGCGAGCTGGAGGACTGGGTCGGTGCGCGCCTGCTGCACCGCACCACGCGCAAATTGAGCCTGACCGGCCTGGGCGAGCAGCTGTTGCCACGCTGCCGCGACATGCTGGCGGTGGCCGACGACCTGCACAGCGCCGGCCAGCGTGCCAGCGACAGCCCCAGCGGCACCCTGCGCATCACCAGCAGCCAGTCCTTCGCCCAGGCCTGGCTGGCGCGGGCGGTGGCCGCCTTCGTCGAGCGATATCCGGGGGTGGCGGTGGATCTGCAGGTGAGTAGCCAGGCAGTCAACCTGGTGGAGGAGCGCATCGACCTGGCCGTGCGTATCAGCAACCAGCTCGATCCCAACCTGATCGCCCGGCGCCTGGCCACCTGCCACTCGGTGCTGTGCGCCGCGCCCGCCTACCTGGCGCGGCATGGCACGCCGCAGACGCCACAGGAGCTGGCCCGGCACAACTGCCTGACCTATGCCTACTTCGGCCGCAGCCTGTGGCAGTTCAGCCACGCCGGGGAGCCCATCAGCGTGCCGGTCGGCGGCACGATCAGCGCCAACGAATCCACCGTGCTGCTGGAAGCCACCCTGGCCGGCGCCGGCATCAGCCTGCAGCCGCTCTATTCGGCGGCGCCGCTGCTGCGCTCCGGGCAACTGCAGGCCTTGTTGCCGGGCTATGCGGTGGAAGCTCTGGGCATCCATGCGCTCTACGGCTCGCGCCGGCAGATGCTGCCGGCACTGCGCGCGCTGCTGGATTTCCTGGTCGAGCGCCTGGCCGCCGAGCCACATTGGGATCGGCAACTGCGCGGTTGA